One window of Sphingomonas sp. IW22 genomic DNA carries:
- a CDS encoding ScpA family protein encodes MADGDAETLTISLESWEGPLDLLLGLARTQKVDLKAISILQLVEQYLAFIASARALKLEVAADYLVMAAWLAYLKSALLLPRDPEETPSPEELALRLTLRLERLNAMREAGARLMARDRMGRDVFPRGAPEGLRTIRHTRWDANLYDLIAAYGRVSARSRPVLHVVRQRPVMTLDTALARVSAMLGETLDWTALSHFLPDGGEALWRRSALASSFLAALELAKQGRVELEQAGPFAPLYLRALA; translated from the coding sequence ATGGCGACGCCGAAACACTGACGATTTCCTTGGAAAGCTGGGAGGGGCCGCTCGACCTGCTCTTGGGTTTGGCGCGAACGCAAAAGGTCGATCTGAAGGCGATTTCGATCTTGCAACTGGTCGAACAATATCTGGCCTTCATCGCCTCTGCCCGCGCGCTCAAGCTTGAGGTCGCGGCCGATTATCTGGTGATGGCGGCGTGGCTGGCCTATCTGAAATCGGCGCTGTTGCTGCCGCGCGATCCCGAAGAAACGCCAAGCCCCGAAGAACTTGCGCTGCGGCTGACGCTGCGGCTGGAGCGGCTGAACGCGATGCGAGAGGCAGGGGCAAGGCTGATGGCGCGCGATCGCATGGGCCGCGACGTGTTCCCGCGCGGTGCGCCCGAGGGGTTGCGGACGATCCGCCATACGCGTTGGGACGCCAATCTCTACGACCTGATCGCCGCCTATGGCCGGGTCAGCGCCCGGTCGCGACCGGTACTGCATGTCGTGCGCCAGCGGCCGGTGATGACGCTCGACACGGCCCTTGCGCGCGTGTCGGCGATGCTGGGCGAAACGCTGGACTGGACCGCGCTGTCGCATTTCCTGCCCGATGGGGGTGAGGCGCTGTGGCGGCGCTCGGCGCTGGCGTCGAGCTTTCTGGCGGCGCTGGAACTGGCGAAGCAGGGCCGGGTGGAACTGGAACAGGCCGGCCCATTCGCGCCGCTTTACCTGCGAGCGCTGGCATGA
- the scpB gene encoding SMC-Scp complex subunit ScpB: protein MNRPDETVRAVEAILFAATAPLTVAEIRAHLGDKADIAAALRVLEADYAGRGVALVRRGDHWHFQTAGDLAHILRRDREDSRKLSRAGIETLAIIAYHEPVTRAEIEAIRGVQVAKGTLDVLMEAGWVRPAGRREVPGRPLMYATTPGFLDHFGLGSRRDLPGIDDLRAAGLLDPVDLAFEQTAVEKDDEAD, encoded by the coding sequence ATGAATCGCCCCGATGAGACGGTCCGTGCGGTCGAAGCGATCCTGTTCGCCGCCACCGCGCCGCTTACGGTTGCGGAAATACGAGCGCATTTGGGCGACAAGGCGGATATTGCCGCTGCGCTGAGGGTGTTGGAGGCGGATTACGCCGGGCGTGGTGTCGCGCTGGTTCGGCGCGGTGATCATTGGCATTTCCAGACGGCGGGCGACCTGGCGCACATCCTGCGCCGCGACCGGGAGGACAGCCGCAAGCTGAGCCGCGCGGGGATCGAGACGCTGGCGATCATCGCCTATCACGAGCCCGTCACCCGCGCCGAGATCGAGGCGATCCGCGGGGTTCAGGTGGCCAAGGGTACGCTCGACGTGTTGATGGAGGCCGGCTGGGTGCGCCCCGCCGGTCGTCGCGAAGTGCCCGGACGACCATTGATGTATGCGACGACGCCGGGCTTCCTTGACCATTTTGGACTGGGCAGCCGACGCGACCTGCCGGGGATCGATGATCTGCGCGCTGCGGGCCTTCTCGATCCGGTCGACCTGGCATTCGAACAGACAGCGGTGGAAAAGGACGACGAGGCAGACTAG
- a CDS encoding twin-arginine translocase TatA/TatE family subunit has protein sequence MGSFSLVHWLVFGVIAILLLGGGRFSNLMGDVAKGIKNFKKGMAEEEAEPTRIEAQRAAEPAYKTEEQVREQR, from the coding sequence ATGGGTAGTTTCAGCCTGGTCCATTGGCTGGTGTTCGGCGTCATCGCGATCCTGCTGCTGGGTGGCGGCCGGTTCTCGAACCTGATGGGCGACGTTGCCAAGGGCATCAAGAACTTCAAAAAGGGCATGGCCGAGGAAGAGGCCGAGCCGACGCGCATCGAGGCACAGCGCGCGGCAGAGCCCGCTTACAAGACCGAAGAACAGGTGCGCGAACAGCGCTGA
- the tatB gene encoding Sec-independent protein translocase protein TatB yields the protein MLDFNMSEMMVVAIVALLVIGPKDLPKAMRFVGCWVGRARGVARQFRSGFDSMVREAELAEMEKKWAEENARIMREHPSEPDQPPVTSDPVALPAPDESGDQPPVTVERPAIHDDPAPPADPVTADPKAQS from the coding sequence ATGCTCGATTTCAACATGAGCGAGATGATGGTCGTCGCCATCGTCGCGTTGCTCGTCATCGGTCCGAAGGACCTGCCAAAGGCCATGCGCTTCGTCGGCTGTTGGGTCGGCCGCGCGCGTGGCGTCGCCCGCCAGTTCCGGTCCGGCTTTGATTCGATGGTGCGTGAGGCCGAATTGGCCGAAATGGAAAAGAAATGGGCCGAGGAAAATGCCCGCATCATGCGCGAGCATCCGTCCGAGCCCGATCAACCGCCGGTTACGTCGGACCCTGTCGCCTTGCCCGCGCCGGATGAGTCAGGCGACCAGCCGCCCGTAACGGTCGAGCGGCCCGCGATCCACGACGATCCCGCGCCGCCGGCCGACCCGGTCACCGCTGATCCAAAGGCGCAGTCGTGA
- the tatC gene encoding twin-arginine translocase subunit TatC gives MNDIDDTQAPLLEHLVELRRRMLLCVVTVFVAFGVCYGFAENIFAFLVQPLLAAGQDKVIFTQLFEAFFVRVKVAFFAAMMISFPVLAIQLWRFVAPGLYRTEKRALLPFLLATPVLFTMGAALAYYVTIPVALHFLLGFEGNFGGIQQEALPSVGNYLSFIMQFLFAFGISFLLPVLLMLLERAGIVTRKQLIGARRYAIVAAFGISAVLTPPDIGSQFLLAIPMILLYELALIGIWFTERKRAKEAETEAGAAA, from the coding sequence GTGAACGACATCGACGACACCCAGGCCCCGTTGCTCGAACATCTGGTCGAGCTGCGCCGCCGCATGCTGTTGTGCGTGGTGACGGTCTTCGTCGCCTTTGGCGTTTGTTACGGCTTTGCAGAAAATATCTTCGCCTTCCTTGTCCAGCCGCTGCTGGCCGCCGGGCAGGACAAGGTGATCTTCACCCAGCTGTTCGAAGCATTTTTCGTTCGGGTGAAGGTGGCGTTTTTCGCCGCAATGATGATTTCCTTCCCCGTGCTGGCGATCCAGTTGTGGCGGTTCGTGGCGCCGGGGCTTTACCGCACGGAAAAGCGCGCGTTGCTGCCGTTTCTGCTGGCGACGCCGGTGCTGTTCACCATGGGCGCGGCGCTGGCATATTATGTGACGATACCCGTCGCTTTGCATTTTCTGCTGGGATTTGAGGGTAATTTCGGCGGTATCCAGCAAGAGGCACTGCCGTCTGTCGGAAATTACCTGTCGTTCATCATGCAGTTCCTGTTCGCGTTCGGCATTTCGTTCCTGCTGCCGGTGTTGCTGATGCTGCTGGAGCGCGCCGGCATTGTCACGCGCAAGCAACTGATTGGTGCGCGGCGCTATGCCATCGTTGCGGCGTTCGGCATTTCGGCGGTGCTGACCCCGCCCGACATCGGATCGCAGTTCCTGCTCGCGATCCCCATGATCCTGCTCTACGAACTGGCGCTGATTGGCATCTGGTTCACCGAGCGCAAGCGCGCCAAGGAAGCAGAGACGGAAGCAGGCGCGGCGGCCTGA
- a CDS encoding entericidin A/B family lipoprotein codes for MRKLLGLAMFAGALMVSACNTVEGVGRDVQSAGSAVEDVAD; via the coding sequence ATGCGTAAGCTTTTGGGTCTGGCAATGTTCGCGGGTGCGCTGATGGTCAGCGCATGCAACACGGTCGAAGGCGTCGGCCGCGACGTCCAGTCGGCTGGTTCGGCTGTCGAAGACGTCGCCGACTAA
- a CDS encoding sensor histidine kinase codes for MPSSDDSTDPQLRERWLARLPTGARVFLILGGALLPLAFIALLASLQTTRTADLEARTQLRMALGESARALTVELNGDMNALRLAMDALAADPNDAPACARATGAFAQQRAAGAQFAIIDANGRLLCGAPLPSGVAVAPPPRGGNEAIGSQIVNEGLALSVATPTGDSVATAYFPRQFLAAMARPGGIVPDHGITLRSDDGELDLATLPGIGILSRIETAATPLGVRGLVVEMTMRGAPITSPLVVTTLLPLLMWLLAAGIAWFVVDRLLIRPLRRLRASVSAYAPGTVLGPVHYGAVPAQEIRQLGDTFRTLTRTVVAHEAGLAEGLLRQTKLTREVHHRVKNNLQVIASLINFHARGATTPEAAAAYASIQRRVDALAVVHRYHFAELEENRGVELRSVLGELAAGIRAGAPEPAHRFSVTLDVEPMAVSQDTAVAVAFLVTELLELAMTASPETQVRISLREQDDGSGTGRLRIVSASLIQTEALEALLANRYGRVVTGLARQLRAPLHHDPLAGAYEITLPVMRTS; via the coding sequence TTGCCGAGTTCCGACGACAGCACCGATCCCCAATTGCGAGAGCGCTGGCTGGCCCGGCTGCCGACGGGCGCGCGAGTTTTCCTGATTTTGGGTGGCGCGCTGCTGCCGCTGGCTTTCATCGCGCTGCTTGCCTCCCTGCAAACGACCCGAACCGCCGATCTTGAAGCGCGCACCCAGTTGAGAATGGCGCTGGGCGAAAGTGCACGGGCGCTGACCGTCGAGTTGAACGGCGACATGAACGCCCTGCGTCTGGCAATGGACGCACTGGCCGCCGATCCCAACGATGCTCCCGCCTGTGCCCGCGCGACTGGCGCCTTTGCTCAGCAACGTGCTGCCGGTGCGCAATTCGCTATCATTGACGCGAACGGCCGTCTGCTTTGCGGCGCGCCCCTCCCATCGGGTGTAGCCGTCGCGCCGCCGCCGCGCGGTGGGAACGAGGCAATCGGGTCGCAAATCGTGAATGAGGGGTTGGCGCTGTCGGTTGCAACCCCGACCGGCGACAGCGTCGCCACCGCCTATTTCCCCCGCCAATTCCTTGCGGCGATGGCGCGGCCGGGCGGGATCGTTCCCGACCATGGCATTACGCTGCGCAGCGACGACGGCGAACTGGATCTCGCCACGCTACCGGGAATCGGCATCCTCAGCCGCATCGAAACCGCCGCCACCCCATTGGGCGTTCGGGGCCTCGTCGTCGAAATGACGATGCGCGGCGCGCCGATCACGTCGCCGCTGGTGGTCACGACGTTGCTGCCGCTCCTGATGTGGCTGCTGGCGGCGGGCATCGCCTGGTTCGTCGTAGACCGACTGCTGATCCGCCCGTTGCGGCGACTGCGCGCCAGTGTCAGCGCCTATGCGCCGGGTACCGTGCTCGGTCCGGTCCATTACGGCGCCGTACCCGCGCAAGAGATCCGCCAGCTGGGCGACACGTTCCGCACGCTGACGCGCACGGTCGTCGCGCATGAGGCGGGACTTGCGGAGGGCCTGTTGCGGCAGACCAAGCTGACGCGTGAGGTGCATCATCGCGTCAAGAACAACCTTCAGGTGATTGCCAGCCTGATCAATTTCCACGCGCGCGGCGCCACGACGCCAGAGGCCGCCGCCGCCTATGCATCGATCCAGCGGCGCGTCGATGCGCTGGCGGTCGTGCACCGCTATCACTTTGCCGAGCTTGAGGAAAATCGTGGGGTAGAGCTGCGTTCGGTTCTTGGCGAACTCGCTGCGGGCATCCGCGCGGGAGCGCCCGAACCGGCGCATCGCTTTTCGGTGACGCTTGACGTCGAACCTATGGCAGTGTCGCAGGACACGGCCGTCGCCGTCGCGTTTCTGGTAACTGAACTGCTTGAGTTGGCGATGACCGCAAGCCCGGAAACACAGGTCCGCATCTCATTGCGCGAGCAGGACGACGGGTCAGGAACGGGGCGCCTGCGCATCGTTTCCGCCTCGTTGATCCAGACCGAGGCGCTGGAAGCGTTGCTCGCCAATCGCTATGGGCGGGTCGTCACCGGGCTGGCCCGCCAGTTGCGGGCGCCGCTGCATCATGATCCCCTCGCCGGCGCATATGAGATCACGCTGCCTGTTATGCGCACGAGCTGA
- a CDS encoding NepR family anti-sigma factor encodes MRSEKKPAKQGQNKEKNVGDALRAVYREAVQEQVPDELLELLKKLD; translated from the coding sequence GTGCGTTCGGAAAAGAAGCCGGCCAAGCAGGGTCAGAATAAGGAAAAGAATGTGGGTGATGCACTTCGCGCGGTCTATCGCGAAGCCGTTCAGGAACAGGTGCCTGATGAGCTTCTGGAACTGCTAAAAAAGCTCGACTGA
- a CDS encoding response regulator: protein MSLGQQLAPHLPFLRRYGRALTGSQTEGDRYVRATLEAIVAAPEEFPRDVDPRLGLYRTFQAIWGSTQIDEFGGEDVDPSSDQEAIARARLARIAPLSRQALLLTAMEGFTVEDTGYLIDVDTAEVDRLVAEALAEIEQQTRARVLVIEDEPIIAMDIETIVRDLGHEVTGVAVTRDEAVALAMDDRPGLVLADIQLADDSSGIDAVKDILAQFNVPVIFITAFPERLLTGERPEPTFLITKPFQRSTVKAAISQALFFDQSTVPAAA from the coding sequence ATGTCGCTTGGCCAGCAGCTTGCCCCGCATCTTCCCTTCTTGCGCCGCTATGGCCGCGCACTGACGGGCAGCCAGACCGAGGGTGACCGTTATGTTCGTGCAACGCTGGAAGCGATCGTCGCCGCGCCGGAGGAATTTCCCCGCGACGTTGATCCGCGGCTGGGCCTGTATCGCACCTTCCAGGCTATCTGGGGTTCGACCCAGATCGACGAATTCGGTGGCGAGGATGTCGATCCGTCGAGCGATCAGGAAGCAATCGCGCGCGCCCGTCTGGCCCGCATCGCCCCGCTGTCGCGGCAGGCGCTGCTCCTGACCGCGATGGAGGGCTTTACCGTCGAGGATACGGGCTATCTGATCGACGTCGACACCGCCGAAGTCGATCGCCTGGTTGCCGAGGCGCTGGCCGAGATCGAGCAGCAGACCCGTGCGCGTGTACTGGTGATCGAGGATGAGCCGATCATCGCGATGGATATCGAGACGATCGTGCGCGACCTGGGCCATGAAGTGACCGGCGTTGCCGTGACGCGTGACGAAGCGGTCGCGCTTGCGATGGACGACCGTCCTGGCCTGGTGTTGGCGGACATCCAGCTCGCTGACGACAGCTCGGGTATCGACGCAGTGAAGGACATTCTGGCACAGTTCAACGTGCCGGTGATCTTTATCACCGCGTTCCCCGAACGTCTGCTGACGGGCGAGCGGCCTGAGCCGACCTTCCTGATCACCAAGCCGTTCCAGCGTTCGACCGTCAAGGCGGCGATCAGCCAGGCGCTGTTCTTCGATCAGTCGACGGTTCCGGCCGCGGCCTGA
- a CDS encoding sigma-70 family RNA polymerase sigma factor, with product MSHIDDQQADASETVVHEHVSLSDPEFKAQLTQVIPHLRAFGRSLSGSRDTADDLVQETLLKAWAARKRFQAGTNMRAWTFIILRNLYLSQMRRARFKGAWDDLVADRLLAAPASQDRHVELTDMQRALLHLPRPQREALILVGAGGFAYEEAAEICQVAVGTIKSRVARGRVALENLLSEGDLPSRALHDAGDRSALDTIMGEVEELSRSR from the coding sequence ATGTCGCATATTGACGATCAGCAAGCGGACGCGTCCGAAACGGTTGTGCACGAGCATGTCTCGCTGTCCGACCCAGAGTTCAAGGCGCAGCTTACCCAGGTTATTCCGCACCTTCGCGCGTTTGGCCGCTCCCTGTCGGGCAGCCGCGACACCGCGGACGATCTGGTGCAGGAAACCCTGTTGAAGGCATGGGCGGCGCGCAAGCGCTTCCAGGCGGGCACCAACATGCGTGCGTGGACCTTCATCATTCTGCGCAACCTGTATCTCAGCCAGATGCGCCGCGCCCGGTTTAAGGGCGCGTGGGACGATCTGGTTGCCGATCGGCTGCTGGCGGCGCCTGCCAGTCAGGATCGTCATGTCGAATTGACCGACATGCAGCGCGCATTGTTGCACCTGCCACGTCCGCAGCGCGAAGCACTGATCCTCGTTGGCGCCGGTGGCTTTGCCTATGAAGAGGCGGCCGAAATCTGTCAGGTCGCAGTCGGCACGATCAAGAGCCGCGTGGCGCGCGGTCGCGTGGCGCTGGAGAACCTGTTGAGCGAGGGCGATCTGCCCAGCCGTGCGTTGCACGACGCGGGCGACCGCAGCGCGCTCGACACGATCATGGGTGAGGTCGAAGAACTCAGCCGCTCGCGCTAG
- a CDS encoding bifunctional [glutamine synthetase] adenylyltransferase/[glutamine synthetase]-adenylyl-L-tyrosine phosphorylase: MTATINPERLADALDRARAESPFLRLAAEREPAIADDLQGALADPLTHAFAGLDERPVAERLRLARWRLALMVAVADLSGAWPLEKVVATLSDFADRVLHQAIVTAIRERTPDAEPRGFVAIALGKQGSRELNYSSDIDPILLFDPETLPTRPREEPQEAAVRIGKRVVEVLQARDGNGYVLRVDLRLRPSSEVTPIALPVEAAIGYYESAALPWERAAFIRARACAGDVPLGERFLTAIRPFVWRRSLDFGAIAEIRGITTRIRDHHSRGQAFGPGYDLKRGRGGIREIEFFAQIHQLIHGGRDPALRAPATLDALAALAAAGRIDADEAVALGDAYRLLRTLEHRVQMIDDRQTHALPDGESLDRVARLHGLSDGASLLDLARPHVERVGAIYDAIEPESSDRLPDGEESLSTRLAGAGFGEPEQAVRRIAEWRAGAYPALRSPAAREALEKTLPDLIVALGGAPDPHGAMLRLDRILARLPSAINFFRLIDAQPHLARLLATVLSLAPTLADALGRRVEMLDGLIDASALEPVGDVAELAAAMCAGRLDYEQRLDHVRRVVAETRFALGVQIVAGARDPLEVAGGYARLAEAAIETLAAATVAEFERAHGRVANSELLILALGRLGGGKLTHASDLDLVYLFTGDHSAESDGKRPLGAVHYYNRLAQRVTAALSVATASGPLYPVDTRLRPSGNQGPLVVSLEGFRRYQRESAWTWEHMALTRARPVFGSDEARQKVQAIIGEVLAGARPDRDVAADARTMRDEMRTHKPAQGPLDAKLLDGGLVDLEFAVHVRQLVHRSGFNPDLATAIDALAAAGLIDAELRAAHDMLTRLIVTMRLVAPDAQEPPPPTKALIAQALDLPDWDAVTATLDATRERVCAAWMAAAKE, from the coding sequence ATGACAGCGACCATAAATCCTGAACGTCTGGCCGACGCGCTGGATCGCGCCCGTGCCGAATCCCCCTTTCTGCGTCTGGCGGCCGAGCGGGAGCCGGCGATTGCCGATGACCTGCAAGGCGCGCTTGCCGATCCACTGACCCACGCCTTTGCCGGGCTGGACGAGCGACCTGTGGCGGAGCGGCTGCGGCTGGCGCGGTGGCGGCTGGCGCTGATGGTCGCCGTCGCCGACCTGTCGGGCGCTTGGCCGCTGGAGAAGGTGGTCGCCACGCTCAGCGATTTTGCCGACCGGGTGCTGCATCAGGCGATCGTAACCGCGATTCGGGAGCGCACGCCCGATGCCGAACCGCGCGGCTTCGTCGCCATCGCGCTGGGCAAGCAGGGTAGCCGTGAGCTGAACTATTCGTCGGACATCGACCCGATCCTGCTGTTCGACCCCGAAACCCTGCCAACCCGCCCGCGTGAGGAGCCGCAAGAGGCCGCGGTTCGTATCGGCAAGCGGGTGGTCGAGGTGCTTCAGGCCCGCGATGGCAATGGTTATGTTTTGCGCGTCGACCTGCGCCTGAGGCCGTCGAGCGAAGTCACGCCGATCGCCCTGCCGGTAGAGGCGGCGATCGGATATTATGAGTCGGCGGCGCTGCCGTGGGAGCGTGCCGCCTTCATCCGCGCGCGCGCCTGTGCTGGCGACGTGCCGTTGGGGGAACGGTTCCTGACCGCCATTCGCCCGTTCGTCTGGCGCCGCAGCCTCGATTTCGGGGCCATCGCCGAAATTCGCGGCATCACCACCCGCATTCGCGATCATCATTCGCGCGGACAGGCGTTCGGTCCCGGCTATGATCTGAAGCGCGGTCGCGGCGGCATTCGAGAAATCGAGTTCTTTGCCCAGATCCATCAGCTGATCCATGGCGGCCGCGACCCGGCATTGCGTGCGCCGGCGACACTTGATGCGCTGGCGGCGCTGGCGGCAGCGGGGCGGATCGACGCGGATGAAGCGGTCGCGCTGGGCGATGCGTATCGCCTGCTGCGCACGCTGGAGCACCGCGTGCAGATGATCGACGACCGGCAGACCCATGCCCTGCCCGACGGGGAGTCGCTGGACCGAGTCGCGCGGCTGCATGGCCTGAGCGACGGCGCGTCGCTGCTCGACCTTGCGCGTCCGCATGTCGAGCGGGTGGGAGCGATTTACGACGCGATCGAACCGGAAAGCAGCGACCGGCTGCCCGACGGTGAGGAGAGCCTGTCGACGCGGCTGGCGGGCGCGGGCTTTGGTGAACCCGAACAGGCAGTCCGGCGAATCGCCGAATGGCGGGCGGGCGCCTATCCTGCGCTCCGCAGCCCGGCGGCGCGGGAGGCGCTGGAAAAAACCTTGCCCGACCTGATCGTGGCACTTGGCGGGGCACCCGATCCCCATGGGGCGATGTTGCGGCTGGACCGCATCCTTGCGCGGCTGCCTAGTGCGATCAATTTCTTCCGCCTGATCGACGCACAGCCGCATCTGGCGCGATTGCTGGCGACGGTCCTCAGCCTTGCGCCGACACTGGCCGACGCGCTGGGACGCCGGGTGGAGATGCTGGACGGCCTGATCGACGCCAGCGCGCTGGAGCCGGTGGGCGACGTGGCTGAACTGGCTGCCGCGATGTGCGCGGGGCGGCTAGATTACGAACAGCGGCTCGACCATGTCCGCCGCGTCGTCGCCGAAACGCGATTTGCACTGGGCGTACAGATCGTCGCGGGCGCGCGCGATCCGCTGGAGGTCGCGGGCGGCTATGCCCGGCTTGCCGAAGCCGCGATCGAAACGCTGGCTGCTGCCACGGTCGCGGAATTTGAACGCGCGCATGGGCGTGTGGCGAACAGCGAATTGCTGATCCTCGCGCTTGGGCGGCTGGGCGGGGGCAAGCTGACCCATGCCAGCGATCTGGATCTCGTCTATCTCTTCACCGGCGACCACAGTGCCGAAAGCGACGGCAAGCGGCCCTTGGGGGCGGTTCATTACTATAACCGCCTGGCGCAACGGGTGACGGCGGCGCTGTCGGTGGCGACGGCATCCGGCCCACTTTATCCGGTTGATACGCGGCTGCGCCCGTCGGGTAATCAGGGGCCGCTGGTGGTCTCGCTCGAAGGGTTTCGGCGCTATCAGCGGGAAAGCGCCTGGACGTGGGAGCATATGGCGCTGACCCGCGCCCGCCCGGTTTTCGGCTCAGACGAAGCACGTCAAAAGGTTCAGGCGATCATTGGCGAGGTGCTGGCCGGTGCCCGTCCCGACCGCGATGTCGCGGCCGACGCGCGAACGATGCGGGATGAGATGCGGACGCACAAGCCCGCGCAAGGGCCGCTGGATGCCAAGCTGCTCGACGGCGGTCTGGTCGATCTGGAATTCGCGGTGCATGTGCGGCAGCTGGTCCATCGCAGCGGCTTCAACCCCGATCTGGCGACGGCGATCGATGCGTTGGCGGCGGCGGGGTTGATCGATGCCGAGTTGCGGGCGGCACATGACATGCTGACGCGGCTGATCGTAACGATGCGGCTGGTCGCGCCCGACGCGCAGGAACCGCCGCCCCCGACCAAGGCCCTGATTGCACAGGCGCTGGATCTGCCGGACTGGGATGCGGTGACCGCCACGCTGGACGCCACCCGCGAACGGGTGTGCGCGGCGTGGATGGCAGCGGCAAAGGAGTGA
- a CDS encoding peroxiredoxin, whose product MALSEGDAIPDVTVALPHGGTRRLSAQGRALVVYFYPKDDTSGCTNEARDFSAAMADFGAAGVDVLGISKDSPERHVKFAAKHELSVPLATDADDSVCEAFGVWVEKSMYGKKYMGIERATFLFGADGRLVRAWRKVKVPGHVAQVLEAARAL is encoded by the coding sequence ATGGCACTGAGTGAAGGCGATGCGATTCCCGACGTGACGGTCGCGCTGCCCCATGGCGGCACGCGGCGCCTGTCGGCACAGGGCCGGGCGCTGGTCGTCTATTTCTATCCCAAGGACGACACGTCGGGTTGCACCAATGAAGCGCGCGACTTTTCCGCGGCGATGGCCGATTTCGGCGCGGCCGGTGTCGACGTGCTGGGTATTTCCAAGGATTCGCCCGAGCGCCATGTGAAGTTCGCCGCCAAGCACGAACTGTCGGTGCCGCTGGCCACCGACGCTGACGACAGCGTTTGCGAGGCGTTCGGGGTGTGGGTCGAAAAAAGCATGTACGGCAAGAAATATATGGGGATCGAGCGCGCCACCTTCCTGTTCGGGGCGGATGGCCGGCTGGTCCGCGCATGGCGCAAGGTGAAGGTGCCCGGCCATGTCGCACAGGTGCTGGAGGCGGCGCGCGCGCTGTGA
- a CDS encoding ferritin-like domain-containing protein, which translates to MSQSIAQAARVVLTTADPRAKVKAARAAARAWRAGQLDHRFDVAMPDRPARPDAPELLPPNRLPRRGKGGSPRGRVALIHALAHIEFVAIDLAFDAVGRFGGQFPRGFVDDWIAVGADEAMHFALVDRRLRQLDSFYGAMAAHDGLWDAAFATRHDALGRLAVVPMVLEARGLDVTPQTIERFANVDDIPTVRILQRILTDEVRHVRAGTRWYQWGCEQDSQDPASHWQSLVRRYFRGAVKPPFNDSARASAGLTRDFYAPLAHADAGGHTC; encoded by the coding sequence GTGAGCCAAAGCATTGCCCAGGCCGCGCGCGTGGTGCTGACCACCGCTGACCCGCGCGCCAAGGTCAAGGCCGCGCGGGCGGCGGCGCGCGCATGGCGGGCGGGACAGCTCGACCACCGGTTCGACGTGGCGATGCCCGACCGGCCCGCACGCCCCGATGCGCCCGAATTGCTGCCGCCCAATCGTCTGCCCAGACGGGGTAAGGGCGGATCGCCGCGTGGTCGCGTGGCGCTGATCCACGCATTGGCGCACATCGAATTTGTCGCGATCGATCTGGCGTTCGACGCGGTGGGGCGCTTTGGTGGCCAATTCCCGCGCGGCTTCGTCGATGATTGGATCGCAGTGGGCGCGGATGAGGCGATGCACTTCGCGCTGGTCGACCGGCGGCTGCGTCAGCTGGACAGTTTCTACGGCGCGATGGCCGCGCATGACGGATTGTGGGACGCTGCGTTCGCGACGCGCCATGACGCGCTGGGGCGGCTGGCGGTGGTGCCGATGGTGTTGGAGGCGCGGGGGCTGGACGTCACGCCGCAGACGATCGAGCGCTTTGCCAACGTGGACGACATTCCCACCGTGCGCATCCTGCAACGCATTCTGACCGACGAAGTGCGCCACGTCCGCGCGGGAACCCGCTGGTACCAATGGGGCTGCGAACAGGATTCGCAGGACCCGGCAAGCCATTGGCAATCCTTGGTCCGGCGGTACTTCCGGGGTGCCGTTAAGCCACCGTTCAACGACTCGGCGCGCGCCTCTGCCGGTCTAACGCGTGATTTCTATGCGCCTCTTGCCCATGCGGATGCAGGCGGACACACCTGCTGA